Within Paracholeplasma morum, the genomic segment AACTTCGTTTCAAAAACAGTTTAGGGACTGACTTAACCGTTGGTCTAGTTGAAAACCATGTATGGAGTGGTGGTGGAGAAAAAACAACTTCCGGGGTTTATTTCAATCCAAACATTCCAACAGAAGAAACCTTCACAATGCCTTATAAATGGGCAACTTCTGGTAAAGTAGTTGCAACCAAACCGCTTAACTATCAAGGCACACTTATTGAAGATTTCTACCTAGTGTTTGAAGAAGGTAAAGTCGTTGAGTTTGATGCTAAGAAAGAAAAGAAGACGTTAGAAGAATTACTTAACACAGATGCTAATGCTAGATATATTGGTGAAATTGCTTTAATTAGCCATGACTCGCCAATTTCTAACACGAACCTTTTATTCCTAAATACGTTATATGATGAAAATGCTTCATGTCATATGGCTTTAGGAAGAGCTTATCCAATGAACATTAAAGGTGGACTTAATGCACCAATCGAAGAGCTTGAAAAGAAAGGGTATAACAATTCACTTATTCACGTAGACTTCATGTTTGGTTCTAAAGATATGTCCATTGTTGGGGTTAAGCATGATGGTTCTGAAGTAGTAGTATTTAAAGACGGAAACTTCGTAATCTAGTAAAAATGCCTTCGGGCATTTTTTTTATAGTTTCTAGAGGCTAAGTAATTATTATACTCTTAATATATGCCGTAAAAAAAATACGGATAATTTGACAACTAGTTACGGAAGTGGTAAAATATCTCATAAAGTGAGGCTAATAATATGTTAAAAAAGTTTACAGTTCAAAATTACAAAGGGTTTAAAGATGCTATTTCAATTGATTTCTCTAAATACAGAGATTATAAATTCAATAGTCATGTGATTAATAACGGACTTTTGACAAAGGCTGTCATTTATGGAAAAAATGCTACTGGAAAGACGAACTTTGGGTTGGCTTTGTTTGATATCACTTTGCATTTAGTAGATAAACAACAATCTCCTCATGAATACATTAATTATTTGAATGCTGCTAGTGTTGAATCATCAGCAAGTTTTGAGTACATTTTTTTACTAGACAATACGGAAGTATCTTATAGATATAAGAAAAAGAACGCCAATAAGCTAGATTTTGAGGAACTCTATATTGGAGAAAATAAAGTATATAGCTACAGTTATACAGCAAAAAGAGGCGACTTTGAAAACTTAGAACTAGTTGATGCTAGTTCCCTCCAAGTTCCAACTGATGAGATGAGTATATCAGTATTAAGATACATTAAGAACAATACAGTTCAAGAAAAAAAGAGTATTCTAAGTCAGCTGTTCTATTTTGTGGAACATATGCTATGGTTTAGGTCTTTGGGTGATAATGAGTACATCGGGTATAAAAATGGAATTGACTTTATCATGGAAAGAATTATTAAAGATGACAAACTATCTGATTACGAGAGATTCTTGAATGATATGGAAATCCCCTTAAAACTTGAGTTAAGGACGGATATTACCGGTAAGGGAACCATTTATGCGAAGTTTTCTGATAAATACTTAAACTTTTGGGAGATTGCGTCTAATGGGACTAAGGCTCTAACATTGTTTTATTATTGGAGTCAAAAGTTTTCAGATATTTCTTTCTTATTTATTGATGAGTTTGATGCCTTTTATCATACGGAGATTTCAGAAGTTATCTTAAAAAAACTCACCGAATCAAAATTAGGTCAAGCACTAGTGACTACGCACAATACTGGGATTATGTCTAACAATTTTATGAGACCAGACAGTTATTTTATTTTGTCTAAGAATAAGCTGACACCTCTTTCAGACTGTACCGAAAGAGAATTGAGAGAAGGACATAATTTAGAAAAGATGTATCGAAATGGCGAATTTCTCTAATACTCAAAATATTCTATTTATTGTAGAGGGGACTTCAGCAGAACCCAATTTAATATATCATTTACAACGTGTATTTGACAAAGACAGAACGTACAGTATTTATTCATATGAAACTTCGATTTATGAACTCTATGAAGAGTTATCTGAAGACGAAAACTTAGATATAGTTTTACTTGCGAAGGAGTTAGCAAAGACAGAGGAAGAACGAAAAAAGCTTTCTAATAAGTTTTCAAAAATATACTTGTTATTTGATTATGATCCTCATTATCAAAAGTTTTGCAATGAAAAACTTCATAAAATGCTTACACTTTTCAATGACTCAACTGATGGTGGAAAGCTGTACGTTAACTATCCAATGATCGAGTGTTTTAGACATATAAAGCAAATGCCGGATCAACAATTTATAGGTAGGACGATTAGTCAAAATGACTTGCTTGAATACAAAAAAATAGTTGGGAACTTTAATCGCTATACTAATTATGGTAAGTTGAAATATAGTGACTTTAGAGACATTATCATCCATCATTTATCAAAATTAGGGTACTTATTGCACAATCAAAAGAAGATTTTTGTAGAGGACTGTTTCGATATCGACTCGTCTGTTTCAATCGCACTTTTAGATAAGCAGTATAAGTCGTATATAAATGATGGTTTATACGTCATCAACACTTCAATACTCTACTTAATAGACCTAAAACAAGGTAAATTTGTTCATTCGCTCATGAAACATCAGCTAAAATTTCAATAGTAAGTGTGCTTTCTTAGATTAAGAACTAAAATGATTTTTCACATATGAATTATCAGTATACTTGTATTATCCAATTAAGACGTTTTATTACGGTTTGATTGATGTTATAATGAACATGAGGTGTTAATCATGTTACCAATGAAACGAACGAATATCGTTATTACCAGAATGGAACTTGTTAATAAGCATATAGCAGGGACTTTTCAACTGAATCATAAACTGACAAGGCACACTGGTAAACTA encodes:
- a CDS encoding AAA family ATPase; amino-acid sequence: MLKKFTVQNYKGFKDAISIDFSKYRDYKFNSHVINNGLLTKAVIYGKNATGKTNFGLALFDITLHLVDKQQSPHEYINYLNAASVESSASFEYIFLLDNTEVSYRYKKKNANKLDFEELYIGENKVYSYSYTAKRGDFENLELVDASSLQVPTDEMSISVLRYIKNNTVQEKKSILSQLFYFVEHMLWFRSLGDNEYIGYKNGIDFIMERIIKDDKLSDYERFLNDMEIPLKLELRTDITGKGTIYAKFSDKYLNFWEIASNGTKALTLFYYWSQKFSDISFLFIDEFDAFYHTEISEVILKKLTESKLGQALVTTHNTGIMSNNFMRPDSYFILSKNKLTPLSDCTERELREGHNLEKMYRNGEFL